The sequence GCCGCAGCGAGGAGGTCTGGGCACGCTGCGCGACGTGGGCCCGCTCCGCCAGCACGGGGGCGGCGAACGCCATGATCTTCTCGACAGTCGTCTTCGCTGCCTGCGCCACCGCCTGCGGCGTCTCGCCGGCCCGGATTCGGGTCTGGATGTCACGGGGGCGAAGGGCGCTGTCCATCTCAATCTCCAACTGGCCGATGCGGGCGTGCTCGCCGCGGAGGGCGGCACGAAGTGAGGCGTCGATGTCGAGGGTGAACTCGGCGCCGTTGTCGTCCACCAGCAGCAAGCGCCTGCCATCATCGCTTCGTCCCGCAAGCGTGAGGTGCGCCATGGGTGCTGCACTCCTGTTTCCCGTGCGTGGAGCTGGTCGACGACACGCCTGTTTCGACTGGTGTGCCGGGTTTCGCCGAGCCTACGCCAGCGACACCCCGCACAGCCGCTACGCGAGCGGCGTGCCTGCCGATAGCGTTGGACGGTGATCCCACCCGCGACCGACGCAGGCGCCGCACTCGTCGTCCTGGACCTGCTGGGGATCTTCGTCTTCGCCATCTCCGGTGCGCTGGTCGCAGTCCGCAAGCACTTCGACGTCTTCGGGGTCCTCGTCCTGGCCGGCACGACGGGCCTGGGGGGTGGCTTCCTGCGCGACGTGCTCATCGATGCGACCCCACCCGCGGCCCTGGCCGACTGGCGCTACCTGCTCGTGCCGATCGCGGCCGGGCTGGTGACGTTCGCCTTCCACCCGACCGTCGGCCGGCTCGAGCGCGTGGTCAACCTCTCGGACGCCTTCGGCCTGTCCCTGTTCTGCGTGACCGGCGCGCTCAAGGCGGTGGAGTACGGCCTGGGACCGGTCCCGGCCGCCCTGATGGGCATGGTCACCGGGATCGGCGGCGGGATGGTCCGAGACCTGCTCGCCGGTCGTCCGCCCGAGGTCTTCAGCGGCAACCTCTACGCGACCCCAGCGCTCGTCGGCGCAGGGATCGCGGTCGGGCTGGACCACCTCGGGATGCCGTTCGGCGTGGTTGCCGCGTCCGGCTTCGGGGTGTGCCTGGCGCTGCGACTCCTCGCCATCGCCCTCGACCTGCGCGCTCCGAAGCCGCGCGGTCCGGCCAACGTGTGAGGCCGCCCTCAGATGCCCAGGACGCGGTCGAGGTAGGGGTTGGTGAACAGCCGCTCGGGATCCAGGCGGTCGCGCAGCCGCAGGAAGTCCTCGAAGCCCGGATAGACCGAGGCCAGGTCGTCGGCGACCATCGTGTGCATCTTGCCCCAGTGCGGTCGTCCGCCCGCTGCTCGCAGGATCTCCTCGACGCCGGCGAAGTATGGCGCGTGGTCGGCCCTCGCGGGCACGTGGAAGGCGAGATACATCGACTCGCGGCCGACTGACGTCGACAAGGTCACGTCGTCGGCCGGCGTCGCCCGGATCTCGATGGGAAACCCGATCTGCCACGACGAGCGGTCGATCCTGCGGCGCACCGCCTCGAGCACCTCGAGGCCGCCCTCGCGCGGAACCGCGTATTCCATCTCCTTGAACCGCACGCGGCGGGGCGAGGTGAAGACCTTGTGGGCGACGTCGCTGTAGCGACGCTCGGACAACGAGCTGGTTGCGAGGCGGTTGATCCTGGGCACTGCAGCCGGCGCCCGGACCCCGACGTCGGTCAGCACCCCGAACACCGTGTTGGCGAACAGCTCGTCCTGGACCCAGTGCTTCCAGCGCCCCAGCGGTCTGAGTCCATCGATCCCGGGGAGGCGGTCATTGGTCTTCACCATCACCTGATCGGTGTGGGGGAACCAGTAGACGTCGACGTGGTCGTGGGTGGAGGTCAGCTCGTCGTAGGTCGCCAGCAGGGTGCCCCAGGTGGCGGACCGCTCGTGGGCGGCGAGCCCGAAGAGGGGCACGACCCGGAACGTGATCTCGGTCAGGATCCCC comes from Nocardioides piscis and encodes:
- a CDS encoding trimeric intracellular cation channel family protein, whose product is MIPPATDAGAALVVLDLLGIFVFAISGALVAVRKHFDVFGVLVLAGTTGLGGGFLRDVLIDATPPAALADWRYLLVPIAAGLVTFAFHPTVGRLERVVNLSDAFGLSLFCVTGALKAVEYGLGPVPAALMGMVTGIGGGMVRDLLAGRPPEVFSGNLYATPALVGAGIAVGLDHLGMPFGVVAASGFGVCLALRLLAIALDLRAPKPRGPANV
- a CDS encoding D-arabinono-1,4-lactone oxidase; protein product: MAGWTNWASTETAHPQEIVTPRATQQIVDQVEHARAHGRKVKMVGSGHSFTGISAPVDVMVMPHAHTGILSVDRDAMTVTALAGTQLHVLNSELERMGLSLYNMGDIAEQTIAGAVSTGTHGTGGTASSISAQVAGFTIVTGHGEVVSASPTASPEIFELGRVGLGALGILTEITFRVVPLFGLAAHERSATWGTLLATYDELTSTHDHVDVYWFPHTDQVMVKTNDRLPGIDGLRPLGRWKHWVQDELFANTVFGVLTDVGVRAPAAVPRINRLATSSLSERRYSDVAHKVFTSPRRVRFKEMEYAVPREGGLEVLEAVRRRIDRSSWQIGFPIEIRATPADDVTLSTSVGRESMYLAFHVPARADHAPYFAGVEEILRAAGGRPHWGKMHTMVADDLASVYPGFEDFLRLRDRLDPERLFTNPYLDRVLGI